The following coding sequences are from one Thermodesulfobacteriota bacterium window:
- a CDS encoding haloacid dehalogenase-like hydrolase, translating into MRKFIALITIIILYASSNAFSEQALPSWNDSKPKQSIISFVEEVTDPNSKSYVKPEERIAVFDNDGTLWAEQPIYFQLAFVSDRIKELAPANP; encoded by the coding sequence ATGAGAAAGTTTATAGCTCTAATCACAATAATCATTCTGTATGCGAGCTCAAATGCGTTTTCAGAACAAGCCCTGCCTTCATGGAATGACAGCAAACCCAAACAGTCAATAATTAGTTTTGTAGAGGAAGTTACTGATCCAAATAGTAAGTCTTATGTAAAACCAGAAGAGAGAATTGCTGTATTTGATAATGACGGCACACTTTGGGCAGAGCAGCCGATTTATTTTCAGCTTGCTTTTGTCTCAGACCGCATAAAAGAGCTAGCTCCAGCCAATCCA